From Coffea arabica cultivar ET-39 chromosome 2e, Coffea Arabica ET-39 HiFi, whole genome shotgun sequence, the proteins below share one genomic window:
- the LOC113732803 gene encoding uncharacterized protein, with translation MEHHQSKGDTLSPHPNPNRNPCPICLGPVNDESYLDQCFHKFCYNCILRWTKVAAYKHSAPPTSVKCPLCKTENFSIIHGCDGFSFRRHFIGQDFHKSDFFTKAHKYRLQSYYCETGTLIDVFNPTRYWKLHKYLQPSHWLYDWMRREIQALTQEEDVDIIVHHILGVIESWRRNEQTSSRTSPEAKQERFRILVSEAARCFLTGRTNQFVNELEMFLASGLNMDAYDKVYLKNLGWKIPEINEDEEEPHEHAPVVPNLYLFDEHSDYTE, from the exons atggagcACCATCAGAGCAAGGGCGATACACTTTCTCCCCACCCGAATCCAAACCGGAACCCGTGCCCCATCTGCCTCGGACCCGTCAACGATGAGTCGTATTTGGACCAATGTTTCC ATAAATTTTGCTACAACTGCATTTTGCGTTGGACCAAAGTGGCAGCTTACAAGCACTCTGCACCACCTACTTCAGTAAAATGTCCTTTATGCAAG ACTGAGAACTTTTCTATTATACATGGATGTGATGGATTTTCTTTCCGAAGGCATTTCATTGGTCAGGATTTTCATAAAAG TGATTTCTTTACAAAAGCACACAAATACAGGCTGCAGTCCTATTACTGTGAAACAG GTACATTAATTGATGTATTTAATCCAACCCGTTATTGGAAGTTGCACAAGTATCTTCAGCCAAGTCATTGGCTCTATGACTGGATGAGAAGGGAAATTCAAGCTTTAACTCAG GAGGAGGATGTTGACATTATTGTTCATCACATACTCGGTGTTATTGAATCCTGGAGAAG AAATGAGCAAACCAGTTCAAGAACTTCACCCGAGGCAAAGCAAGAAAGATTTAGAATCTTAGTCTCTGAGGCAGCCAGATGCTTCCTAACAGGCAGAACAAATCAATTTGTGAATGAGTTGGAAATGTTTCTTGCCTCAGGATTGAATATGGATGCATACGATAAGGTCTATCTGAAGAATTTGGGTTGGAAAATTCCTGAAATAAATGAGGATGAGGAAGAACCTCATGAACATGCCCCTGTAGTTCCAAACTTGTACTTATTTGATGAGCACTCTGATTATACAGAGTAG